AAGCCTTTGCCACCCGCTGGCGTGATGGCAGCAAGCTGACTCCGAAAACCGTCCTGAAAGTGAAAATGACCAACCGTGCCGGCCACGCAATCCCTGATGGCTGACCGACCCCTAACCGACTGGTTCTGTCGGTACGTGCAACAACTGAAGAAGAAGGGGAAATTTTCACCAAAGACATCATCTACATGCCGACGCCTCAGCAGTTCGGTCGCAGCGACATCATGGGTCGTGGACCTTACGAAAAGAGCGGCATCATCGAAGACACCTGTCTTCCTCCAGGAAAAGAAGTTGAAGAGCGTTTCGACATCTTCTTCCCCACGGATGACGTAAAAAATGCTGCCGGCAAAATGGTACGAGAAACTCTCGAGCGCGAGATGGACGTCACCGTTGAGCTGTGGTACCTGCCTTTCGGCAACAAGCGGACTTCTGCTCAATTGTGGAAAGAGTGGGAAGAAACTATCACGATCAAGTCAGATGGTCTTGGTAGCCCGCGCTAAAAGGCGCTAAAGCAACACTTTAAAGCCCCTGCAGAGATCTCTGCAGGGGCTTTTTTGTTTGTGGGCCTCTTTGATCTTCAGTGGTTCATCATTCGGAGTTGATCGCTCTGGCAAACATCATCCGTTCGCAATTTGGATGCGCACGTGACGTGGGCTGGCAGGACGAAACCCGGCGACCTTGGTCTTGACCTTGAGCTTCAGTGGTTCGTCATTCGGAACTGATCGCGCTGGCAAATTTCATCCGCTCGTAATGTTGGTACGCACGTGACGTGGGCTTCCGCGCCCACACCTCGGGCCACATTTTGCGTCGACAAAAGTGGCGCAAAATCGACTCCCGACCATTGCACCCTACGGGTTCCCTCTCTCCATTCTCTTACACCGCGATGTCGGCAAAACTCGCTAGCGCTCAAACAGGTTGCCGACAACCATCGCGCTGACGTTCATTGCGTTCGGTGCTGCTGAACGGGAGAGCTGGGTTGCACAATAACAAACCCAGACAGGGTGGCACTGCCCACCCGTTTAATCGGTGCCACGGAAGAAATAGAGTGCAACGTCAAACCGTTATCAACGTTTTACGCCAAAAATGATAAGTTGCACGATTCGTCGACCTAAAGGGCGGCGAGCCGAATCTGTGAAGCATCACGGAAGCAGACCCATTGTCGGTGAGTCCAGGTTCAGGAGGTGTTCAAGCTGGCTTTTGCATACTTTTGAGCGGCCTGTCAAAAGTATGTCGGCTGCCGGGACGAAACCCGGCGACCTTGACTTTAATCTTGATCTTTAGTGGTTCGCTATACGGAACTGATCGCGCTGGCAAACTTCATCCGCTCGTAATGTTGGTACCCACGTGACTTGGGCTTCCGCGCCCACACCTCGGGCCACATTTTGCGTCGACAAAAGTGGCGCAAAATCGACTCCCGACCATTGCACCCTTGCGGGTTCCCTCTCTCCATTCTCTTACATCGCGATGTCGGCAAAACTCGCTACCGCTCAGACAGGTTGCCGACAAACATCGCGCTGACGTTCATTGCGTTCGGTGCTGCTGAACGGGAGAGCTTAGTTGCTAAATAACAGGCCACCCGTTTGCGAAGATGGTCTGACGTGACGTGGCTGTAAACATTTTTGGAGAAAGGGGAAAACAAAAAGCCGCTGCCCGACCACCGGACAGCGACTAGATGCTGGCTTACGAGTGTATCACGCTGCTTATTTCATATCCGTCACCTGAACCCAGATGACGGCATCCTGACTGAGTTCTTTGCCCTGGTACTCTTTGTCGCTGCCGACTCCGAGGGCGCAAAAACCCCACCAGCCGGCTTTGGGAAGACCGAAGGTAAACTTGCCGTTCGCATCGGCCTTGATGCCCATGGTGACAAAACTGTCATGCGGTGCTTCGACATACGCTTTGCCCATGGCGTTTTTCTCCAGATCGACGTCATGGTTGAGGTACTCCACTTCGATCTCGGCAAAGGGGACTGGTTTACCGTTACTTTTGACAATGCCGCTGAAGGTAGAACCGGTCCAGATGGAATAGGGTTTTGTCAGCGGAACGATCTCTGCTTTCAGTCCGAGATCCGTGTCCCAATCTGTCGGCGCGCCAGCCACATTGACCATCATTTTTGTGATTTGCTGAATGTAGATCCCCTCTCCGCCTTCATAGTACGGAGCGGGTTGCATGACAAAGACATGGTCGCCCATGCGCCGGGCCTTGTACTGCGACTGATAAGCAGCGCCACTGTTGTGATGACCCTGCCAATTGATCGGATTCAAGGTGTTGAGAAGATCTTTTTTCTTGCCCTTGTTGATGACATAAAACGCTTCGACAGGGTTCTTTTTACCACCCTCCTGCAACCCCATATCCATGGTGTGTTCATCAGCAAATGGATGGGTAAACACTTCACGCAGTTCAATTGTTGTACTGCCATCCAGAGCCGATTGCGGTGTGTAGAGCATCTGGAAATGGGCCAGGGCAGGAGAGGCGGCCAAAATCATGGCAGTGATGCTGAGCAGTAATGCTTTTTTCATGATGATCCTTCCTTGGTTGAAAGTAGATAACACGCTGTTTGCTAAGGAGCGGCTTACTCGACAATGTCCTTACCGGAAACCGTGACGCTGTGACCTTCACCTGCGTGAAAAATCACGGTGTAATCACCCTGCGGTTTTTTGAAATTCACTTCGCTATAGTCATCCATTTTTGTTTTGAGCAGCACTTTGCCCTGTTGTTCAATCCGCACCTCGACGCCGCTGGCGCTGCTGCCGTCGCTGAAGCCGCCTTCGCAGGTGATAGTGCCGTCGCCTTCATCAAAGCACGACATCAGAGCGGTGTGAGCCATCACTGAGGTGGCGCTGAGCAACAGGACTAACAACGTAAAGAGAATATGTTTTTTCATGGGAATAACCTTTCTGTTCATAGGTGAACGGGGTGAATTTATTCTCCGACCTCCCAGGCCGGTTGTTTAGAACGGATAAATGCCAGCAGTACGGCAACGGTGACGACGCTGAGATAGAAGTAGTGCATCATGTCGACACCGCTCCAGCCGAAGCTGCGAGCCATGGTGAAAAAACCTGCCGATAACAGCAGTCCGAGTGTTATGGGGAAGAAGATGGCAAACGTCATCCAGCGGTACGAGCCGGATTGCAGTTTCACCACCACCATGGTGGCAATACACGGCGGTGTCAGGATCATGAAGATCAACATGGCCACGGCATGGATGGGGGTATAGGCACCATCTGAAGCGATGGAGGTTTCGGCCCGTTCCTGTTTGCCTTTTTCGTAGATGGAACCAAGAGTGGCCACGGCACTTTCACGAGCGGCGAAGGAGCTGAGAAAGGCGACATTGACCCGCCAATCAAACCCGCAGAATTGCGTTACCGGCTCCAGAGCGCGCCCAAACATGCCGAGGAACGAGTGGGTGATCTTTTCGTTTTTGATCTCTATCTGCAGTTTTTTGGCAACTTTTGACAGTTTGCGCACTGCCCGGTTGACGGTTTTTTCATCGTGACTTTTGCCGCGGACAATCGGGAACAGATGTGGATTGGTGTTGAGGAAGTCATTGTCGAGAGCTGCAACCGCCTCTTTACTGCTGGTCAGCATCCGCTTGGCCTTGTAACTGTTGTACAGGTTGAGCAGAGTCACCACCTCGTCTTGTTCGTCGACCAACGTGTAAAGCGCGGTTTTCTTCACGTTACGATCAAAGGTCTGCAGGGCCTGATCCGCCTCGGCGCGAAGTTTGGTCATGGTGTCGTCCGGCACACCGGGATATTGCAGCAAAGCAAACAACACCACGGCAACGGCTAGAACTATAGTGACCACCTTTTTGATGTACAGCCACACCCGTTGACAGGCGCGCAGCAGCACCCCTTTGACGGTCGGCAAGTGATAGGGTGGCAGCTCCATAATGAACGGTGCGGTTTCGCGATTGGATAACACCGTTGACGTTAACAGCCGGGCAACGATCAGGGCGATAAACAGGGTGACGGTGGAGATGTAAAACATCATCCGTGTCATGTTGTCGGCAAAGAAGGCACCGAGAAGCAGGGTGTAAAACGGCACCTTGGCCAGGCAGTTCATGTAGGGAACCGTGAGAATGGTCGCCAATCGTGCGCGTTCATCGGCAATCCCTTTGGTGGCCATGACACCGGGCACAGCGCAGCCGCCGACAAGGGCCCCGCCGAGCACCAGCGGCAGGGTGGATTGACCATGCAAACCATAGCGCTTGAAGACACGGTCGAGAATGAATGCCATGCGCGGCATGTAGCCGACATCTTCAAGGATGGCGATCAGAGCAAACAGGATGAAGAAGATCGGCAGATAATTGAGCAGGGCAATTGTGCTGTTGATCATCCATACGCTCAAATCGGTGAATAACGGGACATCAACCATGGCCGGTGGCGGCAGGAAACCGACAATAAAATTTTTGATCGA
This DNA window, taken from Desulfuromonas acetoxidans DSM 684, encodes the following:
- the feoB gene encoding ferrous iron transport protein B; this encodes MINVALAGQPNCGKSTIFNMLSGVNQHVANYPGVTVDKKSATVKFNQHNFQLVDLPGTYSFSMFSLEERVAKSFLLNETTDVIVNVVDAANLRRNLYLTFQLLELGKPVVMVLNMMDVAERRNIAINVDLLSQLLNIQVIEAVGTRQKGKADILNAIERASQQTVSRPFRIDYDRFEPYIAQLEEKITVESTIARRWLAIKALEGDDVVLDKVGLTTETIQSLTEEIHERCDLDVDQTFAAMRYQNADIVYHRCVRETPTMKRNLTDKLDRIILNKWLAFPILGLIIYLVYQLSIVAGYQLTNYTWPLLASIKNFIVGFLPPPAMVDVPLFTDLSVWMINSTIALLNYLPIFFILFALIAILEDVGYMPRMAFILDRVFKRYGLHGQSTLPLVLGGALVGGCAVPGVMATKGIADERARLATILTVPYMNCLAKVPFYTLLLGAFFADNMTRMMFYISTVTLFIALIVARLLTSTVLSNRETAPFIMELPPYHLPTVKGVLLRACQRVWLYIKKVVTIVLAVAVVLFALLQYPGVPDDTMTKLRAEADQALQTFDRNVKKTALYTLVDEQDEVVTLLNLYNSYKAKRMLTSSKEAVAALDNDFLNTNPHLFPIVRGKSHDEKTVNRAVRKLSKVAKKLQIEIKNEKITHSFLGMFGRALEPVTQFCGFDWRVNVAFLSSFAARESAVATLGSIYEKGKQERAETSIASDGAYTPIHAVAMLIFMILTPPCIATMVVVKLQSGSYRWMTFAIFFPITLGLLLSAGFFTMARSFGWSGVDMMHYFYLSVVTVAVLLAFIRSKQPAWEVGE
- a CDS encoding DUF4198 domain-containing protein, which encodes MKKALLLSITAMILAASPALAHFQMLYTPQSALDGSTTIELREVFTHPFADEHTMDMGLQEGGKKNPVEAFYVINKGKKKDLLNTLNPINWQGHHNSGAAYQSQYKARRMGDHVFVMQPAPYYEGGEGIYIQQITKMMVNVAGAPTDWDTDLGLKAEIVPLTKPYSIWTGSTFSGIVKSNGKPVPFAEIEVEYLNHDVDLEKNAMGKAYVEAPHDSFVTMGIKADANGKFTFGLPKAGWWGFCALGVGSDKEYQGKELSQDAVIWVQVTDMK